In Capsicum annuum cultivar UCD-10X-F1 chromosome 11, UCD10Xv1.1, whole genome shotgun sequence, one genomic interval encodes:
- the LOC107848080 gene encoding 60S ribosomal protein L10a-1 — protein MSKLQSEAVREAISTIKNDSAEKKRKFSETIELQIGLKNYDPQKDKRFSGSVKLPHIPRPKMKICMLGDAQHVEEAEKIGLEYMDVESLKKLNKNKKLVKKLAKKYHAFLASESVIKQIPRLLGPGLNKAGKFPTLVTHQESLESKVNETKATIKFQLKKVLCMGVAVGNCDMDEKQIFQNVQMSVNFLVSLLKKNWQNVRCLYLKSTMGKTQRVF, from the exons atGAG TAAGCTTCAGAGTGAGGCTGTTAGAGAAGCCATCTCTACAATTAAGAATGATTCTgctgagaaaaaaagaaagttcTCTGAGACTATCGAGCTCCAGATTGGGCTTAAGAACTATGATCCCCAAAAGGACAAGCGTTTCAGTGGATCTGTGAAGTTGCCTCACATTCCACGCCCTAAGATGAAGATTTGCATGCTCGGAGATGCTCAGCATGTGGAGGAG GCAGAAAAGATCGGTTTGGAGTACATGGATGTCGAGAGTCTCAAGAAGCTTAATAAGAACAAGAAGTTAGTTAAGAAGCTTGCAAAGAAATACCATGCTTTCTTGGCTTCAGAATCCGTCATCAAGCAGATTCCTCGTCTCTTGGGTCCTGGTTTGAACAAGGCAG GTAAGTTTCCTACCCTTGTTACCCACCAAGAGTCTCTCGAGTCTAAGGTTAACGAGACCAAGGCTACCATCAAGTTCCAGTTGAAGAAGGTGCTTTGCATGGGTGTTGCTGTTGGAAATTGCGATATGGATGAGAAACAAATCTTCCAGAATGTGCAAATGAGCGTGAATTTCTTAGTCTCGTTGCTAAAGAAGAATTGGCAGAAC GTAAGGTGTTTGTACTTGAAGAGCACCATGGGGAAGACTCAACGTGTCTTTTAA